The Romeriopsis navalis LEGE 11480 genome segment CGGGTCAGCTGAGCGGGACGGAAGGTTATACCGCAGCGGCAGCAGGCGGCTGGCTAGCGGGCACCAATGCCGCACGGATCGCCTTGGGACTAGAGCCACTCGTAATGCCGATCAATACCATGATGGGTTCACTGTTTGACTTCATCAGCAGTGCCGAACCAAAGCATTTTCAGCCGATGCCACCCAACTTCGGGATTTTGCCCTCCTTCCCCCAGAAAATTCGCAATAAACGTGAGCGCTATGGCAAGTATCGCGATCGAGCATTTGAGGATCTGACGCAATGGAGCCAGGAACATCAGATCGAGTTACAGATTCGGGAAACAGTGGAAGCAATCGGGGCATAGGGGTCGCCTGATCACGCATGCAGGATGGTTGCGGGTTGCATCAGTCTGGGATACTCAAAACCGTGCAACTCTCTGCCCATTAGGGCTTAACGATCTTCGCAATCAGTTTGAATATCCACCTCTAGCGTTTCCTCATCAACCGTGATGTAAAAGATATTCGGCCGACAGCAGACTTGGCAATCTTCAACATATTGCTGAGTCAGCCCACCGCTGATGTCAATAAACGTCGTACTCGGTTCGCCACAATAGGCACAGTAGTATTCAGCAGTTGTTTGCATGGCGAAGTCAGTTTCAAGGTGAATGCGGGAAATTACAGTTTCTAAACTACTGGAATTTTCGCCCAAACGCTGCGGAAAATTGGGGCCATCTCATACCAATTGCAAGAAGTGCTACCGCCCCGATCCACCCCAGCCAAAATAAAATCAGCATCCCCGTAACATTGCGATTTTTTAAGCTATAATCAAATTCGTCAACTGACAAACCGGGATGTAGCGCAGCTTGGTAGCGCGCCTGCTTTGGGAGCAGGATGCCGCAGGTTCAAATCCTGTCATCCCGATTGAAACGAAAAGGGTAGAAAGTTCCAGTAGCTTTCTGCCCTTTTTGTTTATCCCG includes the following:
- a CDS encoding CPXCG motif-containing cysteine-rich protein; its protein translation is MQTTAEYYCAYCGEPSTTFIDISGGLTQQYVEDCQVCCRPNIFYITVDEETLEVDIQTDCEDR